A window from Prochlorococcus marinus CUG1435 encodes these proteins:
- a CDS encoding SDR family NAD(P)-dependent oxidoreductase: MKGLALVVGAGGIGTQLAKDLNESEKDLDVVLCGRKSEFNSFWELDIEDSQSLLQLKNKISNHPSKLRLVINATGRLHSDSLQPEKRLQHLDKKNMMESFSINAFSPILLAKTIEEFIPKDFDFNFASISARVGSIGDNQTGGWYSYRAAKSAQNQFFKSLSIEWARRFPKATITLLHPGTVDTDLSRPFHKFVPEHKLFSKEKSSQFLINIIKNQTPESTGKFIAWDSSEIPW, translated from the coding sequence ATGAAAGGCTTAGCCTTAGTTGTAGGCGCAGGAGGGATTGGAACACAACTAGCTAAAGATCTGAATGAAAGTGAAAAAGATTTAGATGTTGTATTGTGTGGAAGAAAAAGTGAATTTAATTCTTTTTGGGAATTAGACATAGAGGATTCTCAATCTCTTTTGCAATTGAAAAATAAAATATCAAATCATCCTTCAAAATTAAGACTAGTTATTAACGCTACAGGGAGACTTCATAGTGATTCTCTTCAACCAGAAAAAAGATTACAACATCTTGATAAAAAAAATATGATGGAAAGTTTTTCAATAAATGCTTTTTCTCCTATTTTATTAGCTAAAACTATTGAAGAATTTATACCAAAAGATTTTGATTTTAATTTTGCAAGTATAAGTGCAAGAGTGGGAAGTATTGGAGATAATCAAACTGGAGGATGGTATTCATATAGAGCTGCAAAATCTGCCCAAAATCAATTTTTTAAATCTTTAAGTATTGAGTGGGCTAGACGTTTCCCAAAGGCTACTATTACACTTCTTCATCCAGGAACAGTAGATACTGATTTATCTAGACCTTTTCATAAATTTGTTCCAGAACATAAATTATTTAGTAAAGAAAAATCATCCCAATTTTTGATCAATATTATTAAGAATCAAACTCCAGAATCTACTGGAAAATTTATTGCATGGGACAGCTCGGAGATACCTTGGTAA
- a CDS encoding aminotransferase class V-fold PLP-dependent enzyme, whose protein sequence is MRNNLRDQIPALKNKYYFNYGGQGPLPKSSLEAIVKTWEIIQDLGPFTNDMWPFIYKEILTTKRLIAQKLGVNSKNVALTENISSGMILPFWGIKVEEGEELLISDCEHPGIVAASREFCRRNKLIFKILPIQKIKNLNDETIILEILKNLNSKTKILIISHILWNFGYKIPLKQISIELKNNRENSYLLVDGAQTFGHIKIEEEVFYSDLYSITSHKWACGPEGLGAIYVSDRFIHETDPTIIGWKSLKKEQGIYEPSDNLFHDDARKFEVATSCIPLLAGLRNSLDLLDKDCNEKEKRKNIKRLSEKLWDELNQLNGVELVLEKKYLNGIVSFNIENIEDKDKFVKKLGEKKIWIRVLEDPKWFRACVHQMTTEAEIDVLSKEIKKILN, encoded by the coding sequence ATGAGAAATAATCTAAGAGATCAAATACCCGCTTTAAAAAATAAGTATTATTTCAACTATGGTGGTCAAGGACCATTACCAAAATCTTCTCTAGAAGCAATAGTTAAAACTTGGGAAATTATCCAAGATTTAGGACCATTTACCAATGATATGTGGCCTTTTATTTACAAAGAAATATTGACTACAAAAAGACTCATTGCGCAAAAATTAGGTGTCAATTCAAAGAATGTAGCTTTAACCGAAAATATCTCTTCCGGTATGATTTTGCCCTTTTGGGGAATAAAAGTAGAAGAGGGAGAAGAGTTGTTAATAAGTGACTGTGAACATCCTGGAATAGTGGCTGCAAGTCGAGAATTTTGCAGAAGAAATAAATTAATATTCAAAATCTTGCCAATCCAAAAAATTAAAAATCTAAACGACGAAACTATAATTTTAGAGATTTTGAAAAATCTAAATAGTAAGACCAAGATCCTTATTATTTCTCATATCTTATGGAACTTTGGATATAAAATTCCTTTAAAACAAATTTCTATCGAATTAAAAAATAATCGAGAAAACTCTTATCTACTGGTTGATGGTGCTCAAACCTTTGGACACATAAAAATTGAAGAAGAAGTTTTTTATTCTGATTTATATTCAATAACTTCTCATAAATGGGCATGCGGACCAGAAGGACTTGGAGCCATTTATGTCTCAGATAGATTTATTCATGAAACAGATCCAACAATAATTGGTTGGAAATCATTAAAAAAAGAGCAAGGCATTTATGAGCCTTCAGATAATCTTTTTCATGATGATGCAAGGAAGTTTGAAGTAGCTACCTCTTGTATTCCTTTACTTGCAGGGCTGCGTAATTCTTTAGATCTTTTGGATAAAGACTGCAATGAAAAAGAAAAGAGAAAAAATATAAAAAGATTAAGTGAGAAACTTTGGGATGAATTAAATCAATTAAACGGAGTTGAATTAGTTTTAGAAAAAAAATACTTAAATGGGATAGTTAGTTTTAATATCGAAAATATTGAAGATAAGGATAAATTTGTTAAGAAACTTGGAGAAAAGAAAATTTGGATTAGAGTTTTAGAAGATCCAAAATGGTTTAGAGCATGTGTACATCAAATGACTACAGAAGCTGAGATTGATGTACTTTCTAAAGAAATAAAAAAAATATTGAATTAA
- a CDS encoding methyltransferase domain-containing protein, whose amino-acid sequence MSESCCNTNTSNKAPNQFDHKDAIQERYGSAAQEKESCLCTPVGFNPVLLEAIPQEVIERDYGCGDPTKYVQKNDIVLDLGSGSGKNAFICAQIVGKEGKVIGVDQNPDMLSLSRSASKEVTKNIGFNNTEFLKGSIEKLDELDKDLNPLIADKSVDIILSNCVLNLVSPESRNKLLNNIKRVLNDDGRIAISDIVSNKKVPLRLQNDHDLWTGCISGAWYEPEFISDFKELGFKNLKFAERSAEPWKVIEDIEFRTVTLVGNI is encoded by the coding sequence ATGTCTGAAAGTTGCTGTAATACAAACACATCGAATAAAGCACCTAATCAATTCGATCATAAAGATGCGATTCAAGAAAGATATGGCTCAGCCGCACAAGAAAAAGAAAGTTGTCTTTGTACACCAGTTGGGTTTAATCCCGTTTTACTTGAAGCAATTCCTCAAGAGGTTATAGAAAGAGACTATGGGTGTGGTGATCCAACAAAATATGTTCAAAAAAATGATATAGTCTTAGATCTTGGAAGTGGTAGCGGCAAAAATGCTTTTATTTGTGCCCAAATTGTGGGGAAAGAAGGGAAAGTTATTGGAGTTGATCAGAATCCTGACATGCTTTCTTTATCTAGATCAGCATCTAAAGAAGTTACAAAAAATATAGGTTTCAACAATACAGAATTTCTAAAAGGTTCAATTGAAAAACTTGATGAATTAGATAAAGATTTAAATCCATTAATCGCAGATAAATCAGTAGATATTATTTTAAGTAATTGCGTTTTAAACTTGGTAAGTCCAGAATCTAGAAATAAACTTCTAAATAACATAAAAAGAGTTTTAAACGATGATGGAAGAATTGCAATTAGCGATATCGTCTCTAACAAAAAAGTTCCTTTAAGATTGCAAAATGATCATGATCTATGGACAGGATGTATTAGTGGTGCATGGTATGAGCCAGAGTTTATAAGTGATTTTAAAGAACTAGGATTTAAAAATTTAAAATTTGCAGAAAGGAGTGCTGAACCTTGGAAAGTAATTGAGGATATTGAATTTAGGACAGTAACTTTAGTGGGCAATATTTAA
- a CDS encoding DUF4278 domain-containing protein codes for MTTLTYRGKNYVQNKEAAKKQLVELTYRRNVYTNRMDDASSSNEKAELNYRGVNYTK; via the coding sequence ATGACTACTTTAACTTACAGAGGTAAAAACTACGTTCAAAACAAAGAAGCTGCTAAAAAGCAACTTGTTGAACTTACCTACAGAAGAAACGTATACACCAATAGAATGGATGACGCTTCTTCAAGTAATGAAAAAGCAGAATTAAATTACAGAGGTGTTAATTACACTAAATAA
- a CDS encoding NifU family protein codes for MSTETLSLTNENVEKVLDELRPFLISDGGNVEIAEIDGPIVKVRLQGACGSCPSSTMTLKMGIERKLKEMIPEISEVVQVL; via the coding sequence ATGAGTACTGAAACACTCTCGCTGACAAACGAAAATGTAGAAAAAGTTCTTGACGAGCTTAGACCTTTTTTAATATCTGATGGAGGTAATGTAGAGATTGCAGAAATAGATGGTCCAATAGTCAAAGTAAGACTTCAAGGGGCATGTGGTAGTTGCCCAAGTAGTACTATGACTTTAAAAATGGGTATTGAAAGAAAGTTAAAAGAAATGATTCCTGAAATAAGCGAGGTTGTTCAGGTTTTATAA